A region of Chloroflexaceae bacterium DNA encodes the following proteins:
- a CDS encoding DMT family transporter — protein sequence MPARSTSNTVVSAAFWMSGALFSFMAMAVGGRELSAELSTFQILFFRSLAGLLVVGWLLTRSGWRQVRNPPLGLHLVRNLAHFGGQFGWFYGLAFIPLAEVFAIEFTVPIWTAIWATLLLGERITAPRLAAIGLGIAGLLIILRPGMQSVHPAALAVLAGAVCFALTHTLTRRLALSETPLAILFYMTLIQTPLALAPSLVGWTTPSLPLWPWVLIVGLGALSAHYCMARALALAPATVVVPMDFLRLPLIAIVGALAYGEPLEWTVLLGAVVMLAGIWINIRAEHQRLAVAEPRQARS from the coding sequence GTGCCCGCACGCTCAACCTCCAATACGGTCGTGTCAGCCGCCTTCTGGATGAGCGGCGCCCTGTTCTCCTTCATGGCTATGGCTGTCGGGGGGCGCGAACTCTCGGCGGAATTGAGCACCTTTCAGATCCTGTTCTTTCGCAGCCTGGCGGGCCTGCTTGTCGTCGGCTGGCTCCTCACACGCAGCGGATGGCGACAGGTACGCAACCCGCCCCTCGGGCTGCACCTGGTCCGCAACCTGGCCCACTTCGGCGGGCAGTTTGGCTGGTTCTACGGGCTGGCCTTCATCCCCCTGGCCGAAGTCTTCGCAATCGAGTTCACCGTGCCGATCTGGACGGCGATCTGGGCGACGCTGCTGCTCGGCGAACGCATCACAGCGCCACGCCTGGCCGCCATTGGTCTGGGCATCGCCGGCCTGCTGATCATCTTGCGCCCTGGCATGCAGAGCGTGCATCCGGCAGCCCTGGCCGTTCTTGCCGGCGCAGTGTGTTTCGCCCTCACCCACACCCTGACGCGCCGCCTGGCGCTGAGTGAAACGCCGCTGGCAATCCTGTTCTACATGACCCTGATCCAGACCCCGCTGGCGCTGGCGCCTTCCCTGGTCGGCTGGACCACCCCATCGCTCCCTTTGTGGCCCTGGGTGCTCATCGTGGGTCTGGGCGCGCTGAGCGCCCACTACTGTATGGCGCGCGCTCTGGCCCTGGCGCCGGCCACTGTCGTTGTGCCAATGGACTTTCTGCGACTGCCGCTGATCGCCATCGTCGGCGCCCTGGCCTACGGCGAGCCGCTCGAATGGACCGTGCTGCTCGGCGCCGTGGTGATGCTTGCTGGAATCTGGATTAATATCAGGGCCGAACACCAGCGCCTGGCCGTCGCCGAGCCGCGCCAGGCGCGGAGCTAG
- a CDS encoding MBL fold metallo-hydrolase, producing the protein MSISEVARNVFLVRLPLPFALNSVNCYLLRDSEGWTVFDAGLHTPDGEAAWRAALASLDVMPEAIRRIIVSHHHPDHYGMAGWLQALSGAPVLMTLRETDLAAGVWGKPPDALEPIAALFTVHGTPDDLVATIARDVALLRRATFPHPQVQFITPGERLRMAGRHFVALHAPGHSDGQLIFFDEADGLLLCGDHVLNTITPHIGLWPGSEPNPLGRYLASLEALADLPVRLALPGHRSLIHNWRERVGELQRHHADRLAAMRAALNGDATAYEVARRVFPFDEYTTHEMRFAVAETIAHLEYLVHAGVLRRFEEEVVRYG; encoded by the coding sequence ATGTCCATCAGCGAAGTTGCCCGCAACGTCTTTCTCGTGCGCTTGCCGTTACCCTTTGCCCTCAACAGTGTGAATTGCTACCTCTTGCGCGATTCCGAGGGGTGGACGGTGTTCGACGCCGGGTTGCACACCCCTGACGGCGAAGCGGCCTGGCGCGCTGCGCTGGCCAGCCTCGATGTAATGCCGGAGGCAATCCGGCGGATCATCGTCAGCCACCATCACCCCGACCACTACGGGATGGCCGGCTGGCTCCAGGCGCTCAGCGGCGCGCCAGTGCTGATGACGCTCCGCGAGACGGACCTGGCGGCAGGGGTCTGGGGCAAGCCGCCCGATGCGCTCGAACCAATCGCGGCCCTTTTTACCGTCCATGGCACGCCTGATGACCTGGTAGCGACCATCGCGCGTGACGTGGCGCTGCTGCGCCGGGCAACGTTTCCACATCCACAGGTGCAGTTCATCACCCCCGGCGAGCGACTGCGGATGGCCGGACGTCACTTCGTGGCCCTGCATGCGCCGGGCCACAGCGACGGGCAACTGATCTTTTTCGACGAAGCCGATGGGTTGCTGCTCTGCGGCGACCATGTACTCAACACCATTACGCCGCACATCGGGCTATGGCCGGGGAGCGAGCCGAACCCGCTGGGGCGCTACCTGGCTTCACTGGAAGCGTTAGCCGATCTGCCGGTTCGTCTGGCCCTGCCAGGGCACAGGTCGCTCATCCATAACTGGCGCGAGCGCGTGGGGGAGTTGCAGCGCCACCATGCCGACCGGCTGGCGGCGATGCGCGCCGCGCTGAACGGCGACGCGACCGCCTACGAGGTGGCCCGACGGGTGTTTCCCTTCGACGAGTACACCACCCACGAGATGCGCTTCGCTGTGGCCGAGACGATCGCCCATCTGGAGTATCTGGTGCATGCGGGGGTCTTGCGGCGCTTTGAGGAGGAGGTGGTGCGGTACGGGTAG
- a CDS encoding NUDIX hydrolase: protein MAPLSPAHLAEITALAARYGAPARVEAHLSDGVFDPLTRTDRIGEVCMVIRRPNGRLLTMRKEIYPPGVFRLPTGGIAPDEPIEAGLLREVAEETSLEVRISRFLAVIAYYIPDTATRDAAFYTFAFLLDEQGGRLAAQDPHERVEAFREIAPDELPALAARLEQLEPRRDQAIGGAWRAWGVFRAVTHRVVAEALM from the coding sequence ATGGCGCCCCTGTCACCAGCGCACCTGGCGGAAATCACCGCCCTGGCCGCTCGCTACGGCGCGCCGGCCCGCGTCGAAGCGCATCTGAGCGACGGCGTGTTCGACCCGCTGACCCGCACCGACCGCATCGGCGAGGTTTGCATGGTCATCCGGCGACCAAATGGCCGCCTCCTGACCATGCGCAAGGAGATCTACCCGCCCGGCGTGTTCCGCCTGCCAACCGGCGGCATCGCTCCCGACGAGCCTATCGAGGCCGGCCTGTTGCGCGAAGTTGCCGAGGAGACCAGCCTGGAGGTGCGCATCAGCCGCTTTCTGGCCGTTATTGCCTACTACATTCCCGACACGGCCACGAGGGATGCCGCGTTCTACACCTTTGCCTTTCTGCTCGACGAACAGGGCGGCAGGCTGGCTGCGCAGGACCCCCACGAACGCGTCGAGGCTTTCCGCGAGATCGCGCCCGACGAATTGCCGGCCCTCGCCGCCCGGCTCGAACAACTCGAGCCGCGTCGCGATCAAGCCATCGGCGGCGCCTGGCGCGCCTGGGGCGTCTTTCGCGCCGTGACCCACCGGGTGGTGGCCGAGGCTCTGATGTAG
- the nrfD gene encoding polysulfide reductase NrfD, translated as MAQAQPLRTGPQPDTGETYLLPGETYTSISRKIGDVPLVSPLQTPRGWLLGFTIAFILLMVYFVSIAWLFIKGVGIWGINIPVAWGMDIINFVWWIGIGHAGTLISAILLLLNQGWRNSINRFAEAMTLFAVACAGLYPILHLGRPWLFYWLIPYPNTHGMWPNFRSALAWDVFAISTYASVSLIFWLVGLLPDFATLRDRATNIWVKRAYGIAALGWRGSARHWHRYEMASLLLAGLSTPLVVSVHSIISLDFAISQVPGWQVTIFPPYFVAGAVFAGFAMVILLVAPVRAWYGFHNYITIRHFDVMAKVMLATGMVVVYGYFMEVWAALYSGSRYEEYLLFNRLNGPSAWAYYGLLFCNAVAIQPLWFRRVRQSIPALIIISLIVSVGMWLERYVIIVISLEREFLPSSWDIYIPTIWDWSLYIGSFGLFFTLLFLFIRFLPMINIFEMRMFQFQENERLHRREKAGHGDTGRDIVTGKSEPGAAGAD; from the coding sequence ATGGCACAGGCGCAACCATTACGCACCGGTCCGCAACCCGACACCGGGGAAACGTACCTGTTGCCGGGTGAAACGTACACCTCCATCAGCCGCAAGATCGGCGATGTGCCGCTGGTCAGCCCGCTGCAAACCCCCAGAGGGTGGTTGCTGGGGTTCACCATCGCCTTCATTTTGCTGATGGTGTACTTTGTGTCGATTGCCTGGCTGTTTATCAAAGGCGTCGGCATCTGGGGCATCAACATCCCCGTGGCCTGGGGCATGGACATTATCAACTTCGTCTGGTGGATCGGCATCGGCCACGCCGGGACGCTGATTTCGGCCATTTTGCTGTTGCTGAATCAGGGCTGGCGCAACTCGATCAACCGCTTCGCCGAGGCGATGACCCTCTTTGCCGTGGCCTGCGCCGGTCTCTACCCCATTCTGCACCTGGGGCGGCCCTGGCTGTTCTACTGGCTGATCCCCTACCCCAACACCCACGGCATGTGGCCTAACTTCCGCAGCGCCCTGGCCTGGGACGTGTTCGCCATCTCGACCTACGCCAGCGTGTCGCTGATCTTCTGGCTCGTGGGCCTGCTGCCCGACTTCGCCACCCTGCGCGACCGGGCCACCAACATCTGGGTCAAGCGGGCCTATGGCATCGCCGCCCTGGGCTGGCGCGGCTCGGCCCGCCACTGGCATCGCTACGAGATGGCCTCGCTGCTGCTGGCTGGCCTCTCCACCCCGCTGGTGGTGTCGGTGCACTCGATCATCTCCCTCGACTTCGCCATTTCGCAGGTGCCCGGCTGGCAGGTGACGATCTTCCCGCCCTACTTCGTCGCCGGCGCGGTGTTCGCCGGCTTCGCGATGGTGATCCTGCTCGTCGCCCCTGTGCGCGCCTGGTATGGCTTCCATAACTACATCACCATACGTCACTTCGATGTGATGGCCAAGGTGATGCTCGCCACAGGCATGGTGGTGGTCTACGGCTACTTCATGGAAGTGTGGGCCGCCCTCTACAGCGGCAGCCGCTATGAGGAGTACCTGCTCTTCAACCGCCTCAACGGGCCGAGCGCCTGGGCCTACTACGGGCTGCTCTTCTGCAATGCGGTGGCCATCCAGCCCCTCTGGTTCCGGCGCGTGCGCCAGAGCATCCCCGCCCTGATCATTATCTCGCTGATCGTCAGCGTGGGGATGTGGCTCGAACGCTACGTCATTATCGTCATCTCCCTCGAACGCGAGTTCCTGCCGTCATCGTGGGACATCTACATCCCCACGATCTGGGACTGGTCGCTCTACATCGGCAGCTTCGGCCTGTTCTTCACTCTGCTGTTCCTGTTCATCCGCTTCCTGCCGATGATCAACATCTTTGAGATGCGCATGTTCCAGTTCCAGGAGAATGAGCGCCTGCACCGGCGCGAAAAGGCCGGCCACGGCGATACGGGCCGCGATATTGTGACCGGGAAGAGCGAGCCGGGCGCCGCTGGCGCCGATTAG
- a CDS encoding TAT-variant-translocated molybdopterin oxidoreductase, with amino-acid sequence MTSITPNPDLEAIRARLRAARGQQFWRSLDELADTPAFRELVEREFPRGASEMNDPVSRRTFLKLMGASLALAGVAGCTYMPPEQIAPFDRQPLDRVPGVPRFFATTLTLNGYGTGVLVRSDEGRPTKVEGNPLHPASLGSTDLFAQAEILNLYDPDRSQTVLNRGAPSTWDEFVATLNTSLTAQEAARGAGIRLLTTTVSSPTLADQIAQFLQRFPQARWYQYEPINRDNVYEGARAAFGEYVSTRYDLSKAQVILALDADFLAPGPGFIPYARAFADGRRVTKASKEMNRLYVVEATPSTTGAAADHRLALKASNVGVFAFALAEKLGLGGAGAGLSEEALAFLKVAAEDLEAHRGACVVIPGDQQPPIVHELAHRINAALGNVGSTVIYTEPVEARPTNQTDEIAGLVNEINAGQVELLVMLGGNPAYNAPGDLRFAEALQRVSLSVHHSLFVDETSALSTWHIPAAHQLESWSDARAYDGAASIVQPLIEPLYGGKTEHEVLAALLGQPDARPYDLVRAFWQKSNLVNGNFEAFWQSALASGVISGSAAPTVTPTLQPAAGGAVTAPAAEELEIVFRPDPSVWDGAYTNNGWMMELPRPLTKLVWDNAVLMSIGTASRLLGLGFNVDDLKNPDSDQRQIALERMTAANGTMVSIRYAGGALELPLWLTPGHAENSMTVFLGYGRRNAGRVGNGVGVDVYPVRTSAAPWFGTGVEVRNANRKYLLVSTQDHWTLEGRDIVRVGVFEEFKQNPKYIAEEVYMEEYGKKTPGPGTDGYISLQPGVDYSGRNAWGMTINLNACIGCNACVVACQAENNIPIVGKDQVSRGREMHWIRIDRYYAGDNLDNPDTYMMPMACVQCEQAPCEVVCPVIATVHDYEGLNNMVYNRCVGTKYCSNNCPYKVRRFNFLQYADLNTPSLQLARNPEVTVRNRGVMEKCTYCIQRISAARIAAKKAAVQNGQSSYTIEDGAIVVACEGACPTQAIVFGDINDPASRVAKWKAEPHNYGVLNLLNIFPRTTYLARIRNPNEELEAHGEG; translated from the coding sequence ATGACAAGCATTACCCCGAATCCTGATCTTGAGGCCATCCGCGCGCGGTTGCGCGCCGCCCGTGGCCAGCAGTTCTGGCGCTCGCTGGACGAACTCGCCGATACGCCCGCCTTCCGTGAGCTGGTTGAACGCGAGTTTCCGCGCGGCGCCTCGGAGATGAACGATCCGGTCTCCCGGCGAACGTTTCTGAAATTGATGGGAGCCTCGCTGGCTCTCGCCGGGGTCGCGGGCTGCACCTATATGCCGCCCGAACAGATCGCTCCCTTCGACCGGCAACCCCTCGACCGCGTGCCCGGCGTTCCGCGCTTTTTCGCCACCACGCTGACGCTCAACGGCTACGGTACGGGTGTGCTCGTGCGCTCCGATGAGGGCCGCCCCACCAAGGTCGAGGGCAATCCGCTGCATCCGGCCAGCCTCGGCAGCACCGATCTCTTCGCCCAGGCCGAGATCCTTAACCTCTACGACCCCGATCGCTCGCAGACGGTGCTCAACCGCGGCGCCCCCAGCACGTGGGACGAGTTTGTCGCCACCCTCAACACCAGCCTCACTGCCCAGGAAGCCGCCCGTGGCGCGGGCATTCGCCTGCTCACCACGACCGTTAGCTCGCCTACCCTGGCCGACCAGATCGCGCAGTTCTTGCAGCGTTTCCCGCAGGCGCGCTGGTACCAGTACGAGCCGATCAATCGCGATAATGTCTACGAGGGTGCGCGCGCGGCCTTCGGCGAGTACGTGAGCACGCGCTACGATCTGTCGAAGGCGCAGGTGATCCTCGCCCTCGACGCCGATTTCCTCGCCCCCGGTCCCGGCTTCATCCCCTACGCCCGCGCCTTCGCCGATGGCCGCCGGGTGACCAAGGCAAGCAAGGAGATGAACCGCCTCTATGTGGTCGAGGCGACGCCTTCGACCACCGGCGCCGCCGCCGACCACCGCCTGGCGCTCAAGGCCAGTAATGTGGGCGTGTTCGCTTTCGCTCTGGCCGAGAAGCTGGGTCTCGGCGGAGCCGGCGCCGGTCTGTCCGAAGAGGCGCTTGCCTTTCTGAAGGTGGCAGCCGAAGACCTGGAGGCGCATCGCGGGGCCTGTGTGGTGATCCCCGGCGATCAGCAGCCGCCGATCGTGCACGAACTGGCCCATCGCATCAATGCCGCTCTGGGCAATGTAGGCAGCACGGTGATCTATACCGAGCCGGTTGAGGCCCGCCCCACCAACCAGACGGATGAGATTGCCGGGCTGGTCAATGAGATCAACGCCGGGCAGGTGGAACTGCTGGTGATGCTCGGCGGCAACCCGGCCTATAACGCCCCCGGCGATCTGCGCTTCGCCGAGGCGCTCCAGCGGGTGTCGCTCAGCGTGCACCACAGCCTGTTTGTTGACGAGACTTCGGCTTTGAGCACCTGGCACATTCCGGCGGCCCACCAGCTCGAAAGCTGGAGCGACGCCCGGGCCTACGATGGCGCCGCCAGCATCGTGCAACCCCTGATCGAGCCGCTCTATGGCGGCAAGACCGAGCACGAAGTGCTCGCCGCGCTGCTTGGTCAGCCCGATGCCAGACCGTATGATCTGGTGCGCGCCTTCTGGCAGAAGAGCAACCTGGTCAACGGCAACTTCGAGGCTTTCTGGCAGAGCGCCCTTGCCAGCGGAGTGATCAGCGGCAGCGCCGCGCCCACCGTCACGCCCACGTTGCAGCCGGCCGCGGGTGGCGCGGTGACCGCTCCCGCCGCTGAAGAACTGGAGATCGTCTTCCGCCCTGATCCCTCAGTGTGGGACGGCGCCTATACCAATAACGGCTGGATGATGGAACTGCCCCGCCCCCTGACCAAGCTGGTCTGGGACAATGCGGTGCTTATGAGCATCGGCACCGCCTCCCGGCTGCTGGGATTGGGCTTTAATGTGGACGATCTGAAGAATCCCGACAGCGACCAGCGCCAGATCGCCCTGGAGCGCATGACCGCCGCCAATGGCACGATGGTCAGCATCCGCTACGCTGGCGGCGCGCTGGAACTGCCCCTCTGGCTCACTCCGGGCCACGCCGAGAACTCGATGACGGTGTTCCTAGGATATGGCCGCCGTAACGCCGGGCGGGTCGGCAATGGCGTGGGCGTTGACGTGTATCCGGTACGCACCAGCGCCGCGCCCTGGTTCGGCACGGGGGTGGAGGTGCGCAACGCCAACCGCAAGTACCTCCTCGTCTCCACGCAGGACCACTGGACGCTCGAGGGGCGCGACATTGTGCGCGTCGGCGTCTTCGAAGAGTTCAAGCAGAACCCCAAGTACATCGCCGAAGAAGTGTACATGGAGGAGTACGGCAAGAAGACGCCCGGCCCCGGCACCGATGGCTACATCTCGTTGCAGCCGGGAGTGGATTACTCCGGACGCAACGCCTGGGGCATGACCATCAACCTCAACGCCTGCATCGGCTGCAACGCCTGCGTGGTGGCCTGCCAGGCGGAGAACAACATCCCCATCGTCGGCAAGGATCAGGTCTCCCGTGGCCGCGAAATGCACTGGATCCGCATTGACCGCTACTACGCTGGCGACAATCTCGACAATCCTGACACCTACATGATGCCGATGGCCTGCGTGCAGTGCGAACAGGCCCCGTGCGAGGTGGTCTGCCCCGTCATCGCTACAGTCCACGACTATGAGGGGCTGAACAACATGGTGTATAATCGCTGCGTCGGCACTAAATATTGCTCCAATAACTGCCCCTACAAGGTGCGCCGCTTTAACTTCTTGCAGTACGCCGATCTGAACACCCCCAGCCTGCAACTGGCGCGCAACCCCGAAGTGACTGTCCGCAACCGGGGCGTGATGGAGAAGTGCACCTACTGCATCCAGCGCATCAGCGCGGCGCGTATCGCCGCCAAGAAGGCCGCGGTGCAGAATGGCCAGAGCAGTTACACCATCGAAGATGGCGCGATTGTGGTGGCCTGCGAGGGGGCCTGCCCGACCCAGGCGATTGTCTTTGGCGATATTAACGACCCCGCGAGCCGGGTGGCGAAGTGGAAGGCGGAGCCGCATAATTACGGCGTGCTGAACCTGCTGAACATCTTCCCGCGCACGACCTACCTGGCCCGCATCCGGAACCCGAATGAGGAACTGGAGGCCCACGGCGAAGGGTGA
- a CDS encoding rhodanese-like domain-containing protein: MTPQPDTERERGVPRWLLPALVGAIIMLAALVAVVLTGGLGPARPSPAAMSPEQQAAATAHAGATSEAVTQAHGGLKPEGPPVEVISLAEARALFDAGRAIFVDVRSGSAYSAGHIPGALTITSRELEERLKNLPDGTVIIAYGDAERPESGQRGAQIFMELGYPRVIALEGGFQAWRDAGHPVEP, from the coding sequence ATGACACCGCAACCTGACACCGAACGCGAGCGCGGCGTACCGCGCTGGCTGTTGCCCGCCCTGGTGGGCGCCATCATCATGCTGGCGGCTCTGGTGGCCGTCGTATTGACCGGCGGGTTGGGGCCGGCCCGCCCGTCGCCCGCGGCGATGTCGCCGGAACAACAGGCCGCTGCGACTGCCCACGCCGGCGCCACCAGCGAGGCGGTGACCCAGGCTCACGGGGGGCTGAAGCCAGAGGGACCGCCTGTAGAAGTGATCAGCCTGGCCGAGGCGCGGGCGCTGTTTGACGCCGGCAGGGCGATCTTTGTTGATGTGCGCTCCGGCAGCGCCTACAGCGCCGGTCACATCCCCGGCGCCCTGACGATCACCTCGCGGGAACTGGAAGAGCGTCTGAAGAACCTGCCAGACGGCACGGTGATCATCGCCTATGGCGACGCCGAGCGCCCTGAGTCAGGGCAGCGGGGCGCGCAGATCTTCATGGAGCTCGGCTACCCCCGCGTGATCGCCCTGGAGGGCGGTTTCCAGGCCTGGCGCGACGCGGGTCACCCCGTTGAGCCGTAG
- a CDS encoding DUF3341 domain-containing protein, which yields MQRRAATATDIYGLMAEFRTPEELIAATHQVKQAGYSRLDAFTPFPIEEVIEEIAPGDTGVPRLVLLAGLIGAATGFIIQYIGNLVDYPVNIGGRPLDIANWPAMIPITFEAMVLLAAFTAAISMVVLNGLPMPYHPVFNAPRFDRASQDSFFLCIEARDPLFDRAQTAQFLRSLGPVQVSEVAN from the coding sequence ATGCAGAGACGAGCAGCAACCGCAACCGATATCTATGGCCTGATGGCTGAGTTCCGCACTCCCGAGGAACTCATTGCCGCCACCCATCAGGTCAAGCAGGCGGGCTACAGCCGGCTCGATGCCTTTACGCCCTTCCCTATCGAAGAGGTCATCGAGGAGATAGCGCCTGGCGATACCGGCGTGCCGCGCCTGGTCTTGCTGGCCGGGTTGATCGGCGCCGCCACCGGGTTCATCATCCAGTACATCGGCAACCTGGTGGATTACCCGGTCAATATCGGCGGGCGCCCGCTGGATATCGCCAACTGGCCGGCGATGATCCCGATCACCTTCGAGGCGATGGTCCTCCTCGCGGCCTTTACCGCGGCAATCAGCATGGTGGTGCTCAACGGCCTGCCAATGCCCTACCATCCGGTGTTCAACGCGCCGCGCTTCGATCGCGCCTCCCAGGACAGTTTCTTCCTCTGCATCGAGGCCCGCGATCCGCTGTTTGACCGCGCCCAGACCGCGCAGTTCCTACGTAGCCTCGGCCCTGTTCAGGTGTCCGAGGTTGCCAACTAG
- a CDS encoding acyl-CoA thioesterase has translation MTVPMEEPSQYRTLTMTVLMTPDTANFAGNVHGGHILRLLDQVAYACASRYSGTYVVTVSVDQVVFHERIHVGELVTFLASINYTGSTSMEVGIRVVAENITSRTQRHVLTCYFTMVAVDEHGRPCKVRQVPIETPEQRRRWAAAKLRRELRREIEQRSLEIRQHPEELLSELDNEPH, from the coding sequence ATGACGGTGCCAATGGAGGAGCCATCACAGTATCGCACGCTCACTATGACGGTGTTAATGACACCGGACACGGCAAACTTCGCCGGAAATGTCCATGGCGGGCACATCTTGCGCCTGCTCGACCAGGTGGCCTATGCCTGCGCCTCACGCTATTCAGGTACGTATGTCGTGACCGTCTCGGTGGATCAGGTTGTGTTCCACGAGCGTATCCATGTCGGTGAACTGGTGACGTTCCTGGCTTCAATCAATTATACCGGCAGCACTTCGATGGAAGTGGGCATCCGGGTGGTGGCCGAGAACATCACCAGCCGCACCCAGCGTCATGTCTTGACGTGCTACTTCACGATGGTGGCGGTGGATGAACATGGGCGGCCCTGCAAGGTGCGCCAGGTGCCGATCGAGACGCCAGAGCAGCGCCGGCGCTGGGCAGCAGCCAAACTGCGGCGCGAGCTGCGCCGCGAAATTGAGCAGCGCAGCCTGGAGATCCGCCAGCACCCCGAGGAGTTGCTGAGCGAACTGGATAATGAGCCGCATTGA
- a CDS encoding cytochrome c yields the protein MQPLRFCRNVSPTRLLRYGWVAFLALLLAACHQDMYNQPKVQTYDPSAFFADGRGSRPNVPGTVAVGAAQTDTYLYTGLIDGVEGDVMPFEVTRAVLERGQQQYNIWCAVCHGEAGYGQSVVAQRGGIVPANFHQQRLRDAPIGHFFVIITNGVYRGDPEKGGYQSMYSYASRISVEDRWAIAAYIRALQLSQNATLEDVPPEQRANLGQ from the coding sequence ATGCAACCGCTACGCTTCTGCCGGAATGTCTCACCGACGCGCCTGTTGCGCTACGGCTGGGTCGCCTTCCTGGCGCTGCTGCTGGCCGCCTGCCACCAGGATATGTACAACCAGCCCAAGGTGCAGACCTACGACCCCAGCGCCTTCTTCGCCGACGGGCGCGGGTCGCGGCCGAATGTGCCCGGCACGGTCGCCGTTGGCGCAGCCCAGACCGACACCTACCTCTACACCGGACTGATTGACGGGGTCGAGGGTGATGTGATGCCCTTCGAGGTGACCCGCGCCGTCCTGGAACGCGGCCAGCAGCAGTACAATATCTGGTGCGCCGTGTGCCACGGTGAAGCCGGTTACGGCCAGAGCGTCGTGGCCCAGCGCGGTGGCATCGTGCCGGCTAACTTCCACCAGCAACGCCTCCGCGACGCGCCGATTGGCCACTTCTTCGTGATTATCACCAATGGCGTGTACCGCGGCGACCCGGAGAAGGGCGGCTACCAGTCCATGTACTCCTACGCCTCGCGCATCAGCGTCGAGGATCGCTGGGCGATTGCCGCCTACATTCGCGCGCTGCAACTTAGCCAGAATGCGACGCTCGAGGACGTGCCCCCCGAGCAGCGGGCCAATCTGGGGCAGTAA